The DNA sequence gaaatgtggtTTCAGaactttgttatttattaacacatgtgtttttttggtattttgcATATCACATTTTGACTGCAGTATGAGTCTAGGACAAATATCCCCCTCTGTGGGACAATAAAGATAATCTTTAATCTTGAGATACCAGTTTATACACTAATAGTAaggtaaggcaaggcagttttatttatatagcgcatttcatacacaatggcaactcaatgtgctttacagaaaacagaaaaacatgcaatttgagaaacattataGTAGACACTCATGCAGTGCAGCCACTAGGCATGTTGCAATATAAGCTGGAGGATTGACTCTCACTTTTTCCTAACACACTCAACTATTGTTAACAGTTCCTCTCTCCAGCTGCACGTGTAGCTGAGGGATTTCAAAAGTTATTTTGGGAAACTTAGGAAGTGTGCAAGTGCAGTAAAAGTCACTTCAAATGTGTTAAGGAGTTTCCTGGAATGCACCGAATGTAACAGATGGATAATTAAGATTATATCATGTTGGAAGTTATGTTCAACACTTAATTTCCCCCTCTTTTTAACACAGGACGATACAGAGCCTCTGCGTGTCCAAGGTGCAAGGTTTCATTCTGAATGTTCCATCACGGGTATCGCTTGGGATTGTTTCCCTCCCCCTTCGACGGCGGCATTGGCTCGCAGTTCGGCAAGTTAACGGACAATACTACAACCTGGACTCCAAACTGAAGAGTCCGGTCTGCATCGGGGGAGAAACAGAACTATGGTAAGAATGTGCTGCATTTAGCTGGAAGCATTTAGTTCTCCGAAATGTTTACAGTAAGCATGtaatctatgtgtgtgtgtgtgtgtgtgagagggtttGCTCTGAATCGGATCTCAATTTGGCTTTGGTTTGCTGCATGGTTCCTGCTCGAACTCTGTCCCAGCGAGTGAGTCATCACAGATGATCGGTCACATGGGGCTTACCTCACTATTTGTTTGTGCTAGAACACTGCATTCTAgtaacctctctctctgtgtgcccACATTCTTCTAACCAATGCTTCTCTGTCACATATCCTCCTCACTGTCTCTTGTAGCATATTTCTCAGTGAACAGCTTTCTCAGGACGTGGCAGAGATGCTCCTGGTTGTCcggagggaggtggaggaggacggTTCATGGCTGATCTCTGACAACCCCAAGTAGTGACAACTTGGGACAAAGACATGCCTTTACACAGCATGGGAAAAAAACTCCTCTGGgataaagacatttaaaaaaaatcaaacacctCATTAAAGACAACTCTTCAGGgaatacattaaaacacatttgatatCGACACACAGAGGAAATCCCAAAGAGATGCAGAGACGGGCTTGTGCTCCTGAAGTGAAGAACTGATGATTGTAACTGCTGAAGAGCTACGGTTCTGAAACGACCCGTGTATCTGCGTCATCCACCCTGCTCTCCATACCTTTTTGTTTTAACACTGGGAAGGTGCATCTCAGTTAACAAAGTTGCAAAGTTTGAGGCAAACATGGGCTAGTTTGATGATACTTGAGTTGTGACACATGACTGAACTTTCACCGTTTTGTGGTAGAGAAGTTGCAGACAATGGTTgtgcataaaaaaacaaacatctgcaaTAATGATAACTGGATATCTTTGATTACTAAAACATCACCAACAAGAAATTGGTTCATTGAATTTGCCACGTAACATACAGCATCTTTGGACTTCTATGATGCAATTGCCAAAATTTGATCAGTACCTggtgtactgtatgttgctCTTGTCACATGTATCAGTTGTCGAGCAGCACCTCAGTTCACCACTTCTTTCCCCATCTTTGTTGTTAACCCTCTATGCACTGCAGAGTTAGACTTGTTAgcactgtgtgtctttgtgtgtgttcgtgtaggCACAGTTACTGTGAAGGCATCACCTGAGGAGGCATTGAAGGACAGTACTGGTGTCTTTGCATGTTTTTAGGACATTTAGTATAACATTTTTCAACACgtgccacttttttttttcttcttagatttttgagtgtgttttctgatctgcCAAACAACCTTTGGTTTTCATTTTGCCCCAGTATAAATAAATTGACCTGCAGAGATTTTAATGTGGTTGAACATCTTGTctccttttatttttgtcaaagtTACATTATTGATGTGTGATAATGCAGCTGAATGCACACAATAATGAAACGTTGACAAAAATGGAAGCAGACATGACGGTCACGGTGATAGATTAACTATCTCTGGACCAGTTTTCCAGTCTCTGCAGGTTCATTCTCATACTGTTGTGTCCTGAATGGAAACCAGTGGTTGCATTGAAGTTTGGAAGATGgcttttaaaaatctaaaaagtgAATGTGAAGTATGATGTATGTGAGCCGCTGTTAAATGAgttaaacatgcaaaaacactAGCTCTATGACTGTATGTAACCgttatgtttatatttgatCTCTCCTATTGATCTATGCATATCCAAAAGATTAGGAGCACTGTCTCGGGTACACACTAGTGACTAACTGACACATTAAACTAAGCTCAGAGGTTCATAATATTGAAACGTATTTATATTAAACTTTGATTTCTTGTTTTAAGTATGTTTCTTTTGTAaatcagtgctgtgtgtgtgtgtgtgtgtgtgtgtgtgtgtgtgtgtgtgtgcgcgcatacACAATGAAGACCACCTTAGCGTCAGGTTAttgaagttatttttatttatattagaCTCTTGAGTGTAAAAGGATGCCATTCAAAAGGAGCATTGATAATACCATACAAACTCAATTCAAGGGTTAACAAGGTCAGTTGGCAAGGATGGGGGATTCAATGAAATCTCCAACATACCATACCATATATACACAAAACATCTTGGAGAGATCTCAGAAACCCAATGCTATACATAGTTATTATTGCTAGTTACGGTAGGGCTACTGCAGCACCAGTAGCAAGAATCATATTGCTATGTACCTGCTGTCATTGCATGGGATTTGTAGTTCTCCACTCTCTGGATGTGAGTGGCAGTTGTAGTTCTCCATTCAGTCATTAAAACAGGGTCTTGGTAGTcctcaagtatttttttttaagagcaaAGGTTCATGATTATT is a window from the Scomber japonicus isolate fScoJap1 chromosome 10, fScoJap1.pri, whole genome shotgun sequence genome containing:
- the josd2 gene encoding josephin-2 → MSDGEVFHEKQRLELCAIHALNNVLQERVFTKETADDICKRLAPQCVVNPHRSVLGTGNYDVNVIMAALQSRELAAVWWDKRRTIQSLCVSKVQGFILNVPSRVSLGIVSLPLRRRHWLAVRQVNGQYYNLDSKLKSPVCIGGETELCIFLSEQLSQDVAEMLLVVRREVEEDGSWLISDNPK